The Planococcus donghaensis genome contains a region encoding:
- a CDS encoding SGNH/GDSL hydrolase family protein, producing MKKYWISAVAGLLLFSGTAQAQSKPELPKDYVAIGDSLAAGQTPERQIDAGYADLIAQELSRNHPVDFSKELAFPGFTTADVLDSIQTDDAKKVLESADLITISAGANDILRLVQNDPKQGALSFQQRQVDFALNEARKNMETILTELSEKTPNAEVFVMGYYFAYPHVRDNQKKGTGKQLDRLNEILERTAEKAGAVFISVDEPFGENAISQIPNPADVHPNTVGYQTMANAFFDEYEEAWNVEDDELPVPNPLSFEEIMEIQDEENSESPVDRDAKETVERPSDRSQTNYLALREMLPYS from the coding sequence ATGAAGAAGTACTGGATTTCAGCAGTAGCTGGACTGCTTCTTTTCAGTGGAACAGCTCAGGCACAGTCAAAGCCCGAACTTCCTAAGGATTATGTCGCGATTGGTGATTCTTTAGCGGCAGGTCAAACACCAGAGAGGCAAATTGATGCTGGATATGCAGATTTGATCGCGCAAGAACTATCGCGCAATCATCCAGTAGACTTTTCAAAAGAATTGGCGTTTCCCGGTTTCACGACGGCTGATGTGCTAGATAGTATTCAAACAGATGACGCGAAGAAAGTACTCGAATCAGCTGACCTTATTACTATATCAGCCGGAGCGAATGACATTTTACGCCTTGTACAAAATGATCCGAAACAAGGGGCATTAAGTTTTCAACAACGTCAAGTAGATTTTGCTCTCAATGAGGCAAGAAAAAATATGGAAACTATCTTAACTGAGCTTTCTGAGAAAACGCCGAACGCAGAGGTTTTTGTTATGGGTTATTATTTTGCGTATCCACACGTTCGTGACAATCAGAAAAAAGGAACAGGCAAACAGCTGGATCGGTTAAATGAAATTCTGGAACGAACAGCTGAAAAAGCAGGAGCTGTATTCATCTCCGTAGATGAGCCATTTGGTGAAAATGCTATAAGCCAAATTCCAAATCCTGCTGATGTCCATCCAAATACAGTAGGCTATCAGACAATGGCAAATGCGTTTTTTGATGAATACGAAGAGGCATGGAACGTAGAAGACGATGAATTGCCAGTACCGAATCCATTATCTTTTGAAGAAATTATGGAAATACAGGACGAAGAAAATTCAGAGAGTCCAGTAGATCGCGATGCCAAAGAAACAGTAGAACGACCATCAGATCGCAGTCAAACCAATTATTTGGCATTGAGAGAAATGCTCCCCTATAGTTGA